One Candidatus Nitrososphaera evergladensis SR1 genomic window carries:
- a CDS encoding glycine--tRNA ligase, with protein MKLALERGFYFPSCEIYSDAPAGFWEYGPTGVSMKNKFIELWRRELVRRDGMMEIDGCQIMSKSVFVASGHLGNFTDPIVKCTKCGSIFRADRFIEEKTDERVPERLSNEDIDALIKKHGLKCQNCKGELGNVSRFNMMFRVGIGPAGEEAYLRPETCQTIFVDFSRVFKTMRGRLPLGIAQIGKSFRNEIAPRQSLLRLREFYQAEIEVFCNPAKLDDMPRFDEVKGTTLRLFRDGDSEITALTAEQAIAKGLVPNKLVAYYLALLTEFYEKTGIDITKSRFRRLSDEEKAFYASVAFDFEVQTSTGWLELVACNYRSDYDLKGHATTSKQKLEVVDPSDQQKVLPHVFELSMGIDRSLYTILEHSYYEEQVKDETRAVLKLKPYLAPVLVGVLPLMTKDGLGEKARRIHSELKLDFDSFYDESGSIGRRYRRLEEVGAPFAITVDPQTMQDDTVTVRHRDSMQQERVRTGELAGFMRASLQIKR; from the coding sequence ATGAAGCTGGCCCTTGAGCGCGGTTTCTACTTTCCAAGTTGCGAGATTTATTCCGATGCCCCCGCGGGGTTCTGGGAGTACGGGCCCACGGGCGTTTCTATGAAGAACAAGTTCATCGAGCTTTGGAGGCGCGAGCTTGTCAGGCGCGACGGCATGATGGAGATAGACGGCTGCCAGATAATGAGCAAGAGCGTCTTTGTCGCGTCAGGCCACCTCGGCAATTTCACCGACCCGATAGTGAAATGCACGAAATGCGGCTCTATCTTTCGCGCGGACCGCTTTATCGAGGAAAAGACGGACGAGCGGGTGCCCGAAAGGCTGTCAAACGAGGACATTGACGCCCTGATAAAAAAGCACGGGCTGAAATGCCAGAACTGCAAGGGCGAGCTTGGCAACGTCAGCAGGTTCAACATGATGTTTCGAGTAGGCATCGGGCCTGCCGGCGAGGAGGCGTACCTTCGCCCCGAGACGTGCCAGACGATATTTGTCGATTTCAGCAGGGTATTCAAGACAATGCGCGGCCGCCTGCCCCTTGGAATAGCGCAGATCGGCAAGAGCTTTCGCAACGAGATAGCGCCGAGGCAGTCGCTCCTGAGGCTTCGCGAGTTCTACCAGGCAGAGATCGAGGTGTTTTGCAACCCGGCAAAGCTTGACGACATGCCGCGCTTTGACGAAGTAAAGGGCACCACGCTGCGCCTGTTCAGGGATGGCGATTCTGAAATAACTGCACTGACTGCAGAGCAGGCAATCGCAAAGGGCCTCGTGCCAAACAAGCTGGTCGCGTACTATCTTGCACTCCTTACCGAATTCTACGAAAAGACAGGAATCGACATTACAAAGAGCAGGTTCCGCAGGCTCTCTGACGAGGAAAAGGCGTTCTACGCCTCTGTCGCGTTTGACTTTGAGGTGCAGACGAGCACGGGCTGGCTGGAGCTTGTGGCGTGCAACTACCGCTCCGACTATGACCTCAAGGGGCACGCGACAACGAGCAAGCAAAAGCTTGAGGTGGTCGACCCTTCAGACCAGCAGAAGGTGCTCCCGCACGTCTTTGAGCTGTCGATGGGAATCGACAGGAGCCTCTACACAATCCTGGAGCACTCGTACTACGAAGAGCAGGTAAAGGACGAGACGAGGGCGGTCCTGAAGCTAAAGCCGTATCTTGCGCCGGTGCTGGTAGGCGTCCTCCCGCTCATGACCAAGGACGGCCTTGGCGAAAAGGCCCGCAGGATCCATTCAGAGTTGAAACTTGACTTTGACAGTTTTTACGACGAGTCTGGCTCGATAGGCAGGCGGTACAGGCGGCTTGAAGAGGTCGGCGCGCCGTTTGCCATCACGGTCGACCCCCAGACGATGCAGGACGACACGGTCACCGTGCGCCACCGCGACAGCATGCAGCAAGAGAGGGTCAGGACGGGCGAGCTTGCAGGCTTTATGCGCGCCTCGCTTCAGATCAAACGATGA
- a CDS encoding arginase family protein: MELLQVPKFVVIEAPSILGLKPTGVERLPDALKAANLLGELGAEHAGRVEAPPYSPERDKTTLLLNPQAIHSYSLRLADAVASALQKNQFPLVLGGDCSILIGNALALRRLGKYGLFFIDGHADFYQPEASPTGEVADMDLAIVSGRGPDVLTNIDGLKPLVQDRNIVLFGYRDTKEAAGYGSQDVRESDIYVLDFIEVRKSGVAKAASNALDRLLLCKELKGIWVHLDVDVLDDAVMPAVDYRMKDGGGLNFTELGEILKVLFKSGRVVGMDITIFNPNLDRDGSIARKLVSSIVTGLSS; the protein is encoded by the coding sequence ATGGAATTATTGCAGGTGCCGAAATTTGTTGTCATCGAAGCTCCGTCAATCCTGGGTCTAAAACCGACGGGAGTGGAACGCCTTCCAGACGCGCTGAAAGCCGCCAATTTGCTTGGGGAGCTTGGCGCAGAACATGCTGGAAGAGTGGAGGCGCCACCGTATAGTCCAGAGCGGGACAAAACAACGCTTTTGCTCAATCCACAGGCAATCCACAGTTATTCGCTGCGGCTTGCCGATGCAGTCGCCTCTGCCTTGCAGAAAAACCAGTTTCCGTTGGTGCTTGGAGGCGATTGCAGTATTCTGATAGGAAACGCCTTGGCTTTGAGGCGCCTGGGAAAGTACGGACTTTTCTTTATCGACGGCCATGCCGACTTTTATCAACCAGAAGCCTCGCCAACCGGCGAGGTTGCCGACATGGATCTTGCAATTGTTTCCGGGCGAGGTCCGGATGTCTTGACCAATATCGACGGCCTCAAACCGCTGGTCCAAGACAGGAACATTGTACTGTTCGGCTACAGGGATACAAAAGAGGCTGCAGGCTATGGATCTCAGGACGTAAGAGAATCGGACATTTACGTTTTGGATTTTATAGAGGTAAGAAAATCAGGAGTAGCCAAAGCCGCGTCGAACGCTCTTGACAGGTTGTTACTCTGTAAAGAGCTAAAAGGCATCTGGGTTCACCTTGACGTCGACGTCTTGGACGATGCAGTGATGCCAGCAGTGGACTACAGGATGAAAGATGGCGGCGGATTAAACTTTACAGAACTTGGCGAGATTCTAAAAGTTCTTTTCAAATCGGGCAGGGTTGTTGGAATGGACATTACCATCTTTAATCCCAACCTTGACAGAGATGGCTCAATAGCGCGCAAGCTCGTGTCAAGCATCGTCACAGGTTTATCATCATAG
- a CDS encoding SRPBCC family protein gives MELRFDVYAKIRKPVAEVFDAVYNPKKLSGYFATGGASGPLDEGKTVTWDFHDFPGAFPVHVKQVIMNQKIVFEWANNEGTNCRVEMNFEALDKHSTLVKISESGWKKEDQKSLDASYGNCMGWTQMLCCLKVYVEDGKNLREFFF, from the coding sequence ATGGAACTGAGATTTGATGTATACGCAAAGATCAGAAAACCAGTTGCCGAAGTATTTGACGCCGTCTATAATCCAAAGAAACTCAGCGGATATTTCGCGACAGGCGGGGCGAGCGGCCCCTTGGATGAAGGAAAAACAGTCACGTGGGACTTTCACGATTTCCCGGGGGCCTTTCCAGTTCATGTCAAGCAGGTGATAATGAATCAAAAGATCGTGTTTGAATGGGCCAATAACGAAGGCACAAACTGTCGCGTGGAAATGAACTTTGAGGCTCTTGACAAGCACTCTACGCTTGTCAAGATTAGCGAATCCGGTTGGAAGAAAGAGGACCAGAAATCCTTGGATGCGTCATACGGTAATTGCATGGGCTGGACGCAGATGCTTTGTTGCCTCAAGGTATACGTAGAGGATGGCAAAAACCTTAGAGAGTTTTTCTTCTGA
- the npdG gene encoding NADPH-dependent F420 reductase, with the protein MKIGIVGGTGGMGEGFAMRWCIKHDVMVGSRDAQKAKEAAANYRNAARQAYGPNVSIAGSITGDDNISLAKDSDILILSIPYEFIEDTCGKLASQVRPDCIIVSPIVPMTRTDNGFVYIPLLEQGKKTAGEWVADKMAPRSRVVSAFHTISEMKLKNVNLSLDADTFVCGDDPNVVAKLSELASEVAGLRPVYLGPLSLTYQAEVLTPMLLNAAKRNKLKNPGVKLT; encoded by the coding sequence ATGAAGATTGGAATAGTAGGGGGCACCGGCGGCATGGGCGAGGGGTTTGCCATGAGGTGGTGCATCAAGCACGATGTCATGGTAGGTTCTAGAGACGCCCAGAAAGCCAAAGAGGCCGCTGCAAACTATAGGAATGCGGCCAGGCAGGCGTACGGGCCAAACGTCAGCATCGCCGGAAGCATAACCGGCGACGACAACATTTCGCTTGCAAAGGACAGTGACATCCTCATACTGTCCATACCCTACGAGTTTATCGAGGACACGTGTGGCAAGCTTGCCTCCCAGGTGAGACCTGACTGCATAATAGTCTCACCCATAGTTCCCATGACAAGGACCGACAACGGCTTTGTCTACATCCCGCTGCTTGAGCAGGGCAAAAAAACAGCCGGCGAATGGGTTGCAGACAAGATGGCCCCAAGATCCCGCGTGGTGTCGGCATTTCACACTATATCTGAAATGAAGCTAAAGAACGTCAACCTCAGCCTTGACGCAGATACGTTTGTCTGCGGCGACGACCCAAATGTTGTAGCAAAATTGAGCGAGCTTGCGTCTGAAGTGGCTGGTCTGCGCCCCGTGTACCTGGGCCCGCTTTCGCTCACGTACCAGGCAGAGGTACTCACCCCGATGCTCCTCAATGCGGCAAAGCGCAACAAATTGAAGAATCCAGGCGTCAAGCTGACATAG
- a CDS encoding SRPBCC family protein: MDVQEMKDAKPSDINNQVGTVTIEGEYATLRYERRLLHPPEVVWKAITDPKEVAVWFSTSAKIDARPGGAIEYISVPVGFRRTGRILVWDPPRVFEHEWRIDPHPQLPNGEAESIIRWELVRDAGQTILMVTHSRLTKDNGLRFAPGWHAFLDRLTAQLDGEKKLPDLMERIAAVKGLYPAQ; the protein is encoded by the coding sequence ATGGATGTGCAAGAAATGAAGGACGCAAAACCAAGTGACATAAACAACCAAGTTGGAACAGTAACAATCGAAGGCGAGTATGCGACTCTCCGGTACGAACGCCGCCTTCTCCATCCTCCTGAAGTGGTATGGAAGGCCATCACGGATCCCAAGGAGGTGGCCGTATGGTTCAGCACTAGTGCAAAGATTGACGCGCGCCCCGGCGGCGCTATAGAGTATATCAGCGTGCCTGTCGGTTTTCGCAGGACGGGCCGCATCCTAGTCTGGGATCCGCCGCGTGTTTTTGAGCATGAATGGCGCATAGACCCGCACCCGCAGCTTCCAAACGGCGAAGCGGAATCTATAATCCGCTGGGAGCTCGTACGGGATGCCGGCCAGACCATTCTTATGGTGACGCACAGTCGCCTCACAAAGGACAACGGCCTGCGCTTTGCACCCGGATGGCACGCCTTCTTGGACCGCCTGACCGCCCAGCTTGACGGCGAGAAAAAATTGCCGGACTTGATGGAACGCATAGCTGCGGTCAAGGGGCTTTACCCTGCGCAATAG
- a CDS encoding ArsR/SmtB family transcription factor translates to MSRDRRHDLTLKALGNARRREMLDLLRERPRTTGELCDLFFKKLDRCTVMQHLGVLERADLIIVKRKGRHRWNYINPLPIKELHDRWICEYAAGTVDLLARMKREIEE, encoded by the coding sequence ATGTCAAGAGATCGCAGGCACGACTTGACCCTCAAAGCTCTTGGCAATGCCCGCAGACGAGAGATGCTTGATTTGCTCAGAGAGAGACCCAGGACAACGGGGGAGCTGTGCGATCTCTTTTTCAAGAAACTGGATCGCTGTACAGTCATGCAACACTTGGGTGTTCTTGAGAGGGCGGATTTGATCATAGTAAAGCGCAAGGGTCGCCATCGCTGGAACTACATCAACCCGCTTCCCATCAAAGAACTGCACGACCGCTGGATCTGCGAGTATGCCGCCGGAACAGTCGACCTGCTTGCCCGAATGAAACGCGAAATTGAAGAATGA
- a CDS encoding cytochrome c oxidase subunit I — protein MVLEVKKPRPMWEILFSSHHTDVGLLYIILSFTAFIIGGALAIAIRTELFLPGTQLIADSTTFHRIFTVHGTNMLFLWLVPFASGMGNYLIPIMVRYKDMAWPKLNAIAFWMIPVGMAMIWMGFSDTTWMAYPPYSTTKAPGPAAEMWIFGLKILGLSSILGAINFVVTILKMKHPDLPLMKTSLFVWGTLVTSLMILVALPTFTAALIMLYTDRLGVTGFFDPTRGGDPIAYQHLFWFTFHPEVYIFLLPAVGMMYELIPKFSRKPLFSYQSGVTAFVLLGIVGFASWAHHMYSTGMSFTEKTVFMVGTLAAVPASAMHIFNWIATMWGGRIKFASPMSFAVGGVVLFFYAGAGGIVNTAMPLDFITHDSYWVVGHFHLFVMGMVTFGFIGFLLYMFPFITGRMFNEKAAMVSFWLFFVGVSLIFLTQHVLGLYGQPRRVYDYVPVQPLIILNQISSVGAWITATGAALLTGILIHGSMKGRYADLKDPFQIGETYFPIAAKEPHH, from the coding sequence GTGGTACTAGAAGTTAAGAAACCCCGCCCGATGTGGGAGATACTATTTTCGTCCCACCACACAGATGTCGGCCTTTTGTACATCATTCTCTCCTTCACCGCTTTTATTATCGGTGGCGCCCTCGCAATAGCGATCAGAACAGAGTTATTCCTCCCAGGAACGCAGCTCATTGCTGATTCAACCACCTTCCACAGAATCTTTACTGTGCACGGAACCAACATGCTCTTCCTGTGGCTTGTGCCGTTCGCGTCAGGCATGGGCAACTACCTGATCCCAATCATGGTCAGGTACAAAGACATGGCGTGGCCAAAGCTCAATGCAATCGCGTTCTGGATGATTCCGGTCGGCATGGCCATGATATGGATGGGCTTTTCAGATACCACCTGGATGGCGTATCCGCCTTATTCCACAACCAAAGCGCCAGGTCCAGCAGCGGAAATGTGGATATTTGGACTAAAGATACTTGGGCTTTCTTCGATCCTTGGTGCGATAAACTTTGTAGTCACGATACTAAAGATGAAGCACCCCGACCTGCCGTTGATGAAGACGTCGCTCTTTGTGTGGGGCACCCTCGTGACATCTTTGATGATACTTGTTGCGCTGCCGACGTTTACGGCCGCGCTGATAATGCTGTACACGGACAGGCTTGGAGTGACTGGGTTCTTTGACCCGACAAGGGGCGGAGACCCGATAGCGTACCAGCACCTGTTCTGGTTCACGTTCCACCCTGAAGTGTACATATTCCTGCTGCCTGCAGTGGGCATGATGTACGAGCTGATACCCAAGTTCTCCAGAAAGCCACTGTTCAGCTACCAGTCTGGAGTGACTGCGTTCGTCCTGCTTGGGATCGTAGGCTTTGCATCGTGGGCGCACCACATGTACTCTACAGGCATGAGCTTTACAGAAAAGACCGTGTTCATGGTAGGAACGCTAGCAGCAGTGCCTGCGTCTGCCATGCACATCTTTAACTGGATAGCGACCATGTGGGGCGGAAGGATCAAGTTCGCATCGCCAATGAGCTTTGCTGTGGGAGGAGTCGTGTTATTCTTCTACGCGGGAGCCGGAGGTATAGTGAACACGGCCATGCCGCTTGACTTTATCACGCACGACAGCTACTGGGTGGTAGGACACTTCCACCTGTTCGTCATGGGAATGGTCACGTTTGGCTTCATCGGGTTCCTGCTCTACATGTTCCCGTTCATAACAGGCAGGATGTTTAACGAAAAGGCGGCCATGGTATCGTTCTGGCTGTTCTTCGTGGGAGTATCACTGATATTCCTGACCCAGCACGTGCTGGGCCTGTACGGGCAGCCAAGGCGTGTCTACGACTATGTCCCCGTCCAGCCGCTCATCATACTGAACCAGATATCGTCCGTAGGAGCATGGATAACTGCAACAGGCGCAGCTCTGCTGACAGGCATCCTGATACACGGTTCGATGAAGGGCAGGTATGCAGACTTGAAGGACCCGTTCCAGATCGGCGAGACTTATTTCCCAATCGCCGCAAAGGAGCCGCACCACTAG
- a CDS encoding heme transporter CcmC, whose amino-acid sequence MASYKLLLIAIPVVAVLFMDFSIAFAQGQGEQAGQTGQYIYGRVEIWALFYRLMVIAFVIGAILMGVIFYVVYRFRESHPKNRNLPVRSTEGEHH is encoded by the coding sequence ATGGCATCGTACAAGTTACTTTTGATCGCGATTCCCGTGGTCGCTGTGCTGTTTATGGACTTTTCAATCGCCTTTGCACAAGGTCAAGGTGAGCAAGCCGGGCAGACAGGGCAGTATATCTATGGCAGAGTCGAGATATGGGCGCTGTTCTACAGGCTGATGGTGATTGCATTTGTCATCGGCGCAATTCTGATGGGCGTGATATTCTACGTGGTATACCGGTTCCGCGAGTCGCATCCAAAGAACAGGAACTTGCCGGTTAGATCAACGGAGGGTGAGCACCACTAA
- a CDS encoding histidine phosphatase family protein, translating to MPLVIFMRHGQADNNVNRILVGRHIESHLTEQGRKQVEYAAKDLKNVQIDRVVVSPVIRAVETAEIICKEVGTGYEIDERLYEIELGKLVGMNFDEVVSKYGNLFLKFYDEHDPALESFGVEPFTSVKKRVKSLLEEAAEKHVDRNILCVTHLDPIKAAISTILELNPEALYRWHIRNASMTILRQDDGLYSLSGVNVMSMHRYVHE from the coding sequence GTGCCACTTGTTATCTTTATGCGCCACGGACAGGCCGATAACAACGTAAACCGCATACTCGTGGGCAGGCACATCGAGTCGCACCTGACAGAGCAGGGCAGAAAGCAGGTAGAGTACGCTGCAAAGGACCTGAAAAACGTCCAGATAGACAGGGTTGTGGTATCGCCAGTCATCCGCGCAGTCGAGACCGCAGAGATAATCTGCAAGGAAGTTGGCACAGGCTACGAAATAGACGAGCGCCTGTACGAGATAGAGCTGGGCAAGCTGGTAGGCATGAACTTTGACGAAGTCGTAAGCAAGTACGGCAACCTGTTTTTGAAATTCTACGACGAGCATGACCCGGCACTTGAAAGCTTTGGAGTCGAGCCATTCACCTCTGTGAAAAAACGCGTAAAGAGCCTGCTTGAAGAAGCCGCAGAAAAGCATGTTGACCGCAACATCCTGTGCGTGACGCACCTTGACCCGATAAAAGCCGCGATTTCAACCATCCTCGAGCTGAACCCCGAGGCGCTCTACCGGTGGCACATACGCAACGCGTCGATGACTATTCTCCGGCAGGACGACGGACTGTATTCGCTTTCTGGCGTCAATGTCATGTCGATGCACCGTTACGTGCATGAGTGA
- the pspAA gene encoding PspA-associated protein PspAA: MKKKVKAKAKARKRAKVVAKNKPRRAKKIIRLAQKKSRPKKAKMAPAAAKKVVRIMGHGQFTVDARTLKRLNDIDSELVEMVASEKADDVGFKKKLAELNQITIKHGKAVEPGEIVRSDIILPSADLPVDEAKKLFVGEGVIPEN, encoded by the coding sequence ATGAAAAAGAAGGTAAAAGCAAAGGCCAAGGCGCGCAAGAGGGCCAAGGTCGTTGCAAAAAACAAACCAAGGCGCGCAAAGAAAATCATCCGGCTCGCACAAAAAAAGTCCCGTCCAAAGAAGGCCAAGATGGCGCCGGCTGCAGCGAAAAAAGTCGTGCGGATAATGGGCCACGGCCAGTTCACCGTCGACGCGCGTACGCTCAAGCGCCTTAACGACATTGACAGCGAGCTTGTTGAAATGGTCGCAAGCGAAAAGGCCGACGACGTCGGGTTCAAAAAGAAACTTGCCGAGCTTAACCAGATCACGATAAAGCATGGCAAGGCAGTAGAGCCTGGAGAGATCGTGAGGTCTGACATAATCCTGCCAAGTGCCGACCTGCCGGTAGACGAGGCAAAAAAGCTGTTCGTGGGCGAAGGCGTTATACCGGAAAACTGA
- a CDS encoding aminotransferase class I/II-fold pyridoxal phosphate-dependent enzyme, protein MKVSDRTHGVEYAIRDITAYANKFRAQGKEIIYLNIGDPVKFDFPTPEHIKRALTDAVNKNENYYADSEGLPELRKAIVEKESEKGLDVTEDDVLVTNGVSEGLDMALASIVDPNSEVLMPGPYYPPYSSYVKFYGGKPVEFRLHEDGRPDLEDLRKKITPRSRALCIISPNNPTGEVFDRKSLQQLIDIATEHDLYVICDEIYDKITFDSTFTGIGKVAKDAPVVLLNGFSKAYLMTGWRCGYICMNSGSRKLDQFREDVPKLARVRIATNLPVQIAAVQALRGPQDHIPVMVEKLRKRRDLVVKRLNGIGIQCKVPRGAFYAFPKIDLGNRWKDDKHFVIELLNSTGVLTVHGSGFGTSYGSGHFRIVYLPPEDVLEKAMDKLEKFVKSY, encoded by the coding sequence TTGAAGGTCTCTGACAGGACGCACGGCGTCGAGTACGCCATCCGCGACATTACCGCCTATGCAAACAAGTTCAGGGCTCAGGGAAAAGAGATCATCTACCTGAACATAGGCGACCCTGTAAAATTCGACTTTCCAACGCCGGAGCACATAAAGCGCGCCCTGACCGATGCTGTGAACAAAAATGAAAACTATTACGCCGACTCGGAAGGCCTGCCAGAGCTGAGAAAGGCAATAGTCGAAAAAGAGTCGGAAAAGGGCCTCGACGTGACCGAAGACGACGTCCTTGTAACAAACGGCGTGTCGGAGGGCCTTGACATGGCCCTTGCATCAATAGTGGACCCAAACAGCGAGGTCCTCATGCCCGGCCCTTACTATCCTCCATATTCGTCGTACGTAAAGTTCTATGGCGGCAAGCCCGTTGAATTCCGCCTGCACGAGGACGGCAGGCCGGACCTTGAAGACCTGCGCAAGAAAATAACGCCGCGCTCACGGGCGCTTTGCATCATCAGCCCAAACAACCCCACCGGGGAGGTTTTTGACAGAAAGAGCCTGCAGCAGCTCATCGACATTGCTACAGAACACGACCTCTATGTCATCTGCGACGAGATCTATGACAAGATAACTTTTGACTCTACATTTACCGGCATTGGCAAGGTGGCCAAGGACGCTCCGGTCGTGTTGTTGAACGGGTTTTCCAAGGCGTACCTGATGACAGGGTGGCGCTGCGGATACATCTGCATGAACAGCGGCTCACGCAAGCTGGACCAGTTCCGTGAAGACGTGCCCAAGCTTGCGCGCGTGAGAATAGCAACGAACCTGCCGGTGCAGATTGCAGCCGTTCAGGCTCTCCGGGGCCCGCAGGATCACATCCCTGTCATGGTAGAAAAACTGCGCAAAAGGCGCGACCTTGTAGTCAAGCGTCTAAACGGCATAGGAATCCAGTGCAAGGTGCCAAGGGGCGCGTTCTATGCTTTTCCAAAGATAGATCTTGGAAATAGATGGAAGGACGACAAGCATTTTGTCATCGAGCTGTTAAACAGCACCGGCGTGCTAACGGTGCACGGCTCGGGCTTTGGCACCTCTTATGGCTCGGGGCATTTCCGCATAGTGTACCTGCCTCCAGAAGACGTGCTTGAAAAGGCGATGGACAAACTGGAAAAATTCGTGAAAAGCTACTAG